In one Buteo buteo chromosome 10, bButBut1.hap1.1, whole genome shotgun sequence genomic region, the following are encoded:
- the LINGO3 gene encoding leucine-rich repeat and immunoglobulin-like domain-containing nogo receptor-interacting protein 3, producing MLYTMTCWLPVLVLHLVLLSPPRVAACPARCECAPQIKSVVCHRKRLTTIPEGIPTETKILELNKNRIRCLNPGDLSPYPLLEELDFSENIISNVEPGAFSNLFNLQTLRLRGNQLKLIPPGVFTKLTNLTLLDISENKLVILLDYMFQDLRNLKSLEVGDNDLVYISQRAFSGLLGLEQLTIEKCNLTSISAESLSYLQNLEVLRLRHLSISALEDQNFKKLYNLLQLEIDNWPLLEDVSPTSFQGLNLTSLSITYTNITAVPAAALRNLVYLRYLNLSYNPISTVLKGSFKDLIRLQELHIVGALLVSVEPQAFSGLRQIRLLNLSSNFLSTLEESTFHSVNTLETLRVDRNPLACDCRLLWILQRRKTLNFDGQQPMCSSPPEIQGNALRDFPDSVLFEYFTCQKPKIRDRKLQHVTAREGQSVSFLCRADGEPDPSIAWVSPQHRMITTRSTGRATVLPGGTLEIRFAQVQDSGTYICIASNAGGNDTYFATLTVKGRPADGSHYANRTLYLSEFNDTSHNDTQVFLKFTLDLKTILVSTAMGCITFLGVVLFCFLLLFVWSRGRGQHKNNFSVEYSFRKVDGPTTTTGQGGARKFNMKMI from the coding sequence ATGCTCTACACAATGACATGTTGGCTCCCGGTCCTGGTCCTCCACCTGGTGCTCCTGAGCCCCCCGCGGGtggcagcctgccctgcccgctGCGAGTGTGCCCCGCAGATCAAGTCGGTGGTGTGTCACCGCAAGCGGCTCACCACCATCCCCGAGGGCATCCCCACCGAAACCAAGATTCTGGAGCTCAACAAGAACCGTATCCGCTGCCTGAACCCGGGGGACCTCTCCCCATACCcactgctggaggagctggattTCAGCGAGAACATCATCTCCAATGTGGAGCCGGGCGCCTTCAGCAACCTGTTCAACCTGCAGACCTTGCGGCTGCGGGGGAACCAGCTTAAGCTCATCCCCCCGGGGGTCTTCACCAAGCTAACCAACCTCACCCTCCTGGACATCAGCGAGAACAAACTCGTCATCCTGCTGGACTACATGTTCCAGGATTTGCGAAACCTGAAGAGCCTGGAGGTGGGCGATAACGACTTGGTGTACATCTCCCAACGGGCCTTCTCGGGGCTGCTCGGCCTGGAGCAGCTGACCATTGAGAAGTGCAACCTGACCTCCATCTCGGCCGAGTCGCTTTCCTACCTCCAGAACCTGGAGGTGCTGCGGCTCCGGCACCTCAGCATCTCTGCGCTGGAGGACCAAAACTTCAAGAAGCTCTACAacctcctgcagctggagatCGACAACTGGCCGCTGCTGGAAGACGTCTCCCCCACCAGCTTCCAGGGCCTGAACCTCACCTCGCTCTCCATCACCTACACCAACATCACAGCCGTTCCCGCCGCTGCCTTGAGGAACCTGGTGTACCTCCGCTACCTGAACCTGTCCTACAACCCCATTAGCACTGTGCTGAAGGGCTCCTTTAAAGACCTCATCCGGCTCCAGGAGCTCCACATCGTGGGCGCTCTCTTGGTGTCCGTGGAGCCGCAGGCTTTCTCCGGCCTGAGACAAATCCGGCTGCTCAACCTCTCCAGCAACTTTCTCTCCACGCTGGAGGAGAGCACCTTCCACTCCGTCAACACGCTGGAGACGCTGCGGGTGGACAGGAACCCCCTGGCCTGCGACTGCCGCCTCCTCTGGATCCTGCAGCGACGGAAAACGCTCAACTTTGACGGGCAGCAGCCCATGTGCTCCTCGCCGCCCGAAATCCAGGGCAATGCCCTGCGCGACTTCCCGGACTCCGTGCTCTTCGAGTACTTCACCTGCCAGAAGCCCAAGATAAGGGATCGGAAGCTGCAGCACGTGACGGCCCGGGAAGGGCAGTCTGTGTCCTTCCTTTGCCGGGCGGACGGGGAGCCGGACCCCTCCATCGCCTGGGTGTCCCCCCAGCACCGCATGATCACCACCCGCAGCACGGGGCGGGCGACCGTGCTGCCCGGGGGCACCCTGGAGATCCGCTTCGCCCAGGTGCAGGACAGCGGCACCTACATCTGCATCGCCAGCAACGCGGGAGGCAACGACACCTACTTCGCCACCCTGACGGTCAAGGGGCGGCCAGCCGACGGCTCCCACTACGCGAACCGAACTTTGTACCTCAGCGAGTTCAACGACACCTCCCACAACGACACGCAAGTCTTCTTGAAGTTTACGTTGGACCTCAAGACCATCCTGGTCTCCACGGCCATGGGCTGCATCACCTTCCTGGGTGTGgtgctcttctgcttcctcctcctcttcgtctggagccggggccggggacAGCACAAGAACAACTTCTCGGTGGAGTACTCCTTCCGCAAGGTGGACggtcccaccaccaccaccggcCAAGGAGGAGCCAGGAAGTTCAACATGAAGATGATCTGA
- the PEAK3 gene encoding protein PEAK3 isoform X1, with protein MANAGGAWDGERETVPSREMELEPLRPPPLPGKTQRAVTQARGSLRTRSCSLDLGAPGLPAPMPNTPGGCPPRPPDSALIYSNVGELRAHLVPCKASRGEGARRPPSQPNRDPLPPPLPKKQLQRAESLPEQGPSQHHRGNNPTSWASSILYSIPPHEEGAPSSIPPWDRPSWGPKKPLTKSQSLGESVAWSSMQKAPLPSLAELTFGSADRELGQLLESPAGVCGVVLGCQAAALARLSARIEEELVGPEERQQLLEAELAGKSWAALSILDREPCCESRDAWYFRVGFAFEQTQLVVAAKVPKPCCTSLGVQSSLGAHCSIQHLIGRFTDRLPQELVLPGSPGEQSPSREDPAHLATRPVLQVLISPEVPYQTLAGFVKGSHGLHRTSPGHYERLACLLLLQVCMGLEHLRVQNVGQGDLCPENLLLVQCPCPPRSEQRKEASLGLSLPRLLISSFFKVKDKRRTSTSQEQDWTKGLAVPPSPVADELNVGMLIYQILHVDISLENALGFRSDRLPEIPSRSIYSTGLKHLAMLLLHRDPCKRVSIERARSILQVLLWGPRQELFARSKKTLTLLRSWVEVKRALLLLKFAENSAGAVGSPGLEEWLCCQYFKEVTEHTLYQVTQALYTP; from the exons ATGGCCAACGCCGGGGGAGCCTGGGACGGGGAGCGGGAGACGGTGCCAAGCCGGGAGATGGAGTTGGAGCCCCTCAGGCCTCCGCCGCTGCCAGGGAAAACTCAGAG GGCTGTCACGCAGGCACGGGGCAGCCTGCGCACCCGCAGCTGCAGCCTGGACCTGGGTGCCCCTGGACTGCCTGCCCCCATGCCGAACACCCCGGGGGGCTGCCCGCCTCGGCCCCCCGACTCAGCCCTCATCTACAGCAACGTGG gagaGCTGCGAGCCCACCTCGTCCCCTGCAAGGCTAGCCGAGGGGAAGGAGCCAGGAGACCCCCCTCTCAGCCCAACCGAgaccccctgcctccccccttgCCCAAAAAACAGCTCCAGCGAGCGGAGTCCCTCCCGGAGCAGGGGCCATCCCAGCACCATCGGGGCAACAACCCCACGTCATGGGCCAGCAGCATCCTCTACAGCATCCCACCACACGAGGAGGGGgctcccagctccatcccaccATGGGACAGACCCTCCTGGGGCCCCAAGAAGCCCCTGACCAAATCTCAAAGCCTGGGGGAATCGGTGGCCTGGAGCAGCATGCAAAAAGCCCCATTGCCCAGCCTGGCGGAGCTGACGTTCGGATCGGCGGACAGAGAGCTGGGGCAGCTCCTGGAGAGCCCGGCCGGGGTGTGCGGGGTGGTGTTGGGGTGCCAGGCGGCCGCCCTGGCCCGGCTTTCGGCTCGAATCGAGGAGGAGCTCGTAGGGCCGGAGGAgcggcagcagctgctggaggcagagctggcagggaagAGCTGGGCAGCGCTCAGCATCCTGGACCGGGAGCCGTGCTGCGAAAGCAGGGACGCCTGGTATTTCCGagtgggctttgcttttgagCAAACCCAGCTGGTGGTTGCGGCCAAG GTCCCCAAGCCGTGCTGCACCAGCCTGGGGGTGCAGAGCTCCCTTGGGGCACACTGCAGCATCCAGCACCTGATCGGCCGCTTCACTGACCGCCTGCCTCAGGAGCTGGTGCTCCCGGGAAGCCCTGGGGAACAATCACCTTCCAGAGAGGACCCAGCTCATCTTGCCACTCGCCCTGTCCTGCAGGTCCTCATTTCTCCTGAGGTTCCCTACCAGACCCTGGCGGGCTTTGTGAAGGGATCCCACGGTTTGCACAGGACCAGCCCTGGGCACTACGAACGCCTGGCTTGCCTCCTCCTCTTACAGGTATGCATGGGGCTGGAGCATCTCCGGGTGCAGaatgtggggcagggggacctCTGCCCCGAGAATCTGCTGCTGGTGCAGTGCCCGTGTCCTCCCCGGAGCGAGCAACGCAAGGAGGCATCCCTGGGGCTGTCCCTTCCAAGGCTGCTCATCAGCAGCTTCTTCAAGGTTAAAGACAAGCGAAGAACTTCTACCAGCCAAGAGCAGGACTGGACCAAGGGGCTTGCTGTACCACCTTCCCCGGTGGCAGATGAGCTGAATGTAGGCATGCTGATCTATCAAATCTTGCATGTGGACATCTCTCTGGAGAACGCCTTGGGGTTCAGAAGCGATAGACTTCCTGAAATCCCTTCCCGGTCCATCTATTCCACTGGACTCAAGCATCTGGCCATGCTGCTTCTCCACAGGGATCCCTGCAAAAGGGTCTCCATCGAGCGGGCAAGGAGCATCCTGCAGGTCCTGCTCTGGGGGCCTCGCCAGGAGCTCTTTGCCAGGAGCAAGAAAACCCTCACCCTGCTCCGGAGCTGGGTGGAGGTGAAGagggctctgctgctcctgaagTTTGCGGAGAATTCGGCTGGGGCGGTGGGGAGCCCCGGCCTCGAGGAGTGGCTGTGCTGCCAGTACTTCAAGGAGGTCACCGAACACACGCTCTACCAAGTCACCCAGGCTCTCTACACTCCCTAA
- the PEAK3 gene encoding protein PEAK3 isoform X2 produces MANAGGAWDGERETVPSREMELEPLRPPPLPGKTQRAVTQARGSLRTRSCSLDLGAPGLPAPMPNTPGGCPPRPPDSALIYSNVGELRAHLVPCKASRGEGARRPPSQPNRDPLPPPLPKKQLQRAESLPEQGPSQHHRGNNPTSWASSILYSIPPHEEGAPSSIPPWDRPSWGPKKPLTKSQSLGESVAWSSMQKAPLPSLAELTFGSADRELGQLLESPAGVCGVVLGCQAAALARLSARIEEELVGPEERQQLLEAELAGKSWAALSILDREPCCESRDAWYFRVGFAFEQTQLVVAAKVPKPCCTSLGVQSSLGAHCSIQHLIGRFTDRLPQELVLPGSPGEQSPSREDPAHLATRPVLQVCMGLEHLRVQNVGQGDLCPENLLLVQCPCPPRSEQRKEASLGLSLPRLLISSFFKVKDKRRTSTSQEQDWTKGLAVPPSPVADELNVGMLIYQILHVDISLENALGFRSDRLPEIPSRSIYSTGLKHLAMLLLHRDPCKRVSIERARSILQVLLWGPRQELFARSKKTLTLLRSWVEVKRALLLLKFAENSAGAVGSPGLEEWLCCQYFKEVTEHTLYQVTQALYTP; encoded by the exons ATGGCCAACGCCGGGGGAGCCTGGGACGGGGAGCGGGAGACGGTGCCAAGCCGGGAGATGGAGTTGGAGCCCCTCAGGCCTCCGCCGCTGCCAGGGAAAACTCAGAG GGCTGTCACGCAGGCACGGGGCAGCCTGCGCACCCGCAGCTGCAGCCTGGACCTGGGTGCCCCTGGACTGCCTGCCCCCATGCCGAACACCCCGGGGGGCTGCCCGCCTCGGCCCCCCGACTCAGCCCTCATCTACAGCAACGTGG gagaGCTGCGAGCCCACCTCGTCCCCTGCAAGGCTAGCCGAGGGGAAGGAGCCAGGAGACCCCCCTCTCAGCCCAACCGAgaccccctgcctccccccttgCCCAAAAAACAGCTCCAGCGAGCGGAGTCCCTCCCGGAGCAGGGGCCATCCCAGCACCATCGGGGCAACAACCCCACGTCATGGGCCAGCAGCATCCTCTACAGCATCCCACCACACGAGGAGGGGgctcccagctccatcccaccATGGGACAGACCCTCCTGGGGCCCCAAGAAGCCCCTGACCAAATCTCAAAGCCTGGGGGAATCGGTGGCCTGGAGCAGCATGCAAAAAGCCCCATTGCCCAGCCTGGCGGAGCTGACGTTCGGATCGGCGGACAGAGAGCTGGGGCAGCTCCTGGAGAGCCCGGCCGGGGTGTGCGGGGTGGTGTTGGGGTGCCAGGCGGCCGCCCTGGCCCGGCTTTCGGCTCGAATCGAGGAGGAGCTCGTAGGGCCGGAGGAgcggcagcagctgctggaggcagagctggcagggaagAGCTGGGCAGCGCTCAGCATCCTGGACCGGGAGCCGTGCTGCGAAAGCAGGGACGCCTGGTATTTCCGagtgggctttgcttttgagCAAACCCAGCTGGTGGTTGCGGCCAAG GTCCCCAAGCCGTGCTGCACCAGCCTGGGGGTGCAGAGCTCCCTTGGGGCACACTGCAGCATCCAGCACCTGATCGGCCGCTTCACTGACCGCCTGCCTCAGGAGCTGGTGCTCCCGGGAAGCCCTGGGGAACAATCACCTTCCAGAGAGGACCCAGCTCATCTTGCCACTCGCCCTGTCCTGCAG GTATGCATGGGGCTGGAGCATCTCCGGGTGCAGaatgtggggcagggggacctCTGCCCCGAGAATCTGCTGCTGGTGCAGTGCCCGTGTCCTCCCCGGAGCGAGCAACGCAAGGAGGCATCCCTGGGGCTGTCCCTTCCAAGGCTGCTCATCAGCAGCTTCTTCAAGGTTAAAGACAAGCGAAGAACTTCTACCAGCCAAGAGCAGGACTGGACCAAGGGGCTTGCTGTACCACCTTCCCCGGTGGCAGATGAGCTGAATGTAGGCATGCTGATCTATCAAATCTTGCATGTGGACATCTCTCTGGAGAACGCCTTGGGGTTCAGAAGCGATAGACTTCCTGAAATCCCTTCCCGGTCCATCTATTCCACTGGACTCAAGCATCTGGCCATGCTGCTTCTCCACAGGGATCCCTGCAAAAGGGTCTCCATCGAGCGGGCAAGGAGCATCCTGCAGGTCCTGCTCTGGGGGCCTCGCCAGGAGCTCTTTGCCAGGAGCAAGAAAACCCTCACCCTGCTCCGGAGCTGGGTGGAGGTGAAGagggctctgctgctcctgaagTTTGCGGAGAATTCGGCTGGGGCGGTGGGGAGCCCCGGCCTCGAGGAGTGGCTGTGCTGCCAGTACTTCAAGGAGGTCACCGAACACACGCTCTACCAAGTCACCCAGGCTCTCTACACTCCCTAA